A window of the Amycolatopsis solani genome harbors these coding sequences:
- a CDS encoding S8 family serine peptidase translates to MVVKFVRDESAEVAAEDASTLNELPTPPRQLLDRHGARVLDPATAVVAAGQPVPRTTVYRPGTFLLPNRYLRDPEALAAINRVLARIGVYATPADRGGDNRAFARVRELPDVPVRALLKVRDDADPVVVDCWRALQLLRAAASGERPEIDPEIVKEMSVEHLLFTSPVFGGVPWETSGLGGTPWETSGFGAGSSYGRTHGANRIPVTLAAEPPYRSRKPAHRRPVIAVLDTGIGPHPWFGLADRSGPPAPGSGLAVAPGIQAAILQAEIDSGTTVATQLLTDHWDAPTTGQPLIGDIDTDTGHGLFIAGIIRQACPEADTLAIRVVHSDGVAYEGDVLLALHLLADRVRNAQANNRPQDLVDIVSISMGYYVEDPADVAFTGQFGSVIAELLGLGVLVVAAAGNDATTRRFYPAAFADQPLGPGCGPQVISVGALNPDVATSKALFSNEGPWVRCWATGAGVVSTYPTDVRGTAAADHQVPDLGRNSFDPDDYSAGFAVWDGTSFAAPLAAAEIGKALLAHAGDLATVDRETVVKRAWSALGSL, encoded by the coding sequence ATGGTCGTCAAGTTCGTCCGGGACGAGAGCGCGGAAGTGGCGGCGGAGGACGCGAGCACGCTGAACGAGCTCCCGACCCCGCCGAGGCAGTTGCTCGACCGGCACGGCGCACGCGTGCTCGACCCGGCGACCGCGGTCGTCGCCGCCGGTCAGCCGGTGCCGCGCACGACGGTGTACCGGCCGGGCACGTTCCTGCTGCCCAACCGGTACCTGCGCGACCCGGAAGCCCTGGCCGCGATCAACCGCGTGCTCGCCCGCATCGGCGTCTACGCCACCCCGGCCGACCGCGGTGGCGACAACCGGGCGTTCGCGCGCGTCCGGGAGCTCCCCGACGTGCCCGTCCGCGCGCTGCTGAAGGTCCGCGACGACGCGGACCCGGTCGTCGTCGACTGCTGGCGGGCGCTGCAGCTGCTGCGGGCCGCCGCTTCCGGCGAGCGGCCCGAGATCGACCCCGAGATCGTCAAGGAGATGTCGGTCGAGCACCTGCTCTTCACGTCGCCGGTGTTCGGCGGGGTCCCGTGGGAGACCAGCGGTCTCGGCGGCACGCCGTGGGAGACCAGCGGGTTCGGCGCGGGCAGCTCGTACGGGCGCACCCACGGCGCGAACCGGATCCCGGTGACGCTGGCCGCCGAACCGCCGTACCGCAGCCGCAAGCCCGCGCACCGGCGGCCGGTGATCGCCGTGCTCGACACCGGCATCGGCCCGCACCCGTGGTTCGGGCTGGCCGACCGCTCCGGCCCGCCGGCCCCCGGCTCCGGCCTCGCCGTCGCGCCGGGCATCCAGGCGGCGATCCTGCAGGCCGAGATCGACTCCGGGACCACCGTGGCGACCCAGCTGCTCACCGACCACTGGGACGCGCCGACGACCGGCCAGCCGCTGATCGGCGACATCGACACCGACACCGGGCACGGCCTGTTCATCGCCGGGATCATCCGGCAGGCCTGCCCCGAAGCCGACACGCTCGCCATCCGCGTCGTGCACAGCGACGGCGTCGCGTACGAGGGCGACGTGCTGCTCGCGCTGCACCTGCTCGCCGACCGCGTCCGGAACGCGCAGGCGAACAACCGGCCGCAGGACCTGGTCGACATCGTCTCGATCTCGATGGGCTACTACGTCGAGGACCCGGCGGACGTCGCGTTCACCGGCCAGTTCGGCTCGGTCATCGCCGAGCTGCTCGGCCTCGGCGTGCTGGTCGTCGCGGCCGCGGGCAACGACGCCACGACCCGCCGCTTCTACCCGGCGGCCTTCGCCGACCAGCCGCTCGGCCCCGGCTGCGGCCCGCAGGTGATCAGCGTGGGCGCGCTCAACCCCGACGTCGCCACCAGCAAGGCGCTGTTCTCCAACGAGGGCCCGTGGGTGCGCTGCTGGGCGACCGGCGCCGGCGTGGTCAGCACGTACCCGACCGACGTCCGCGGCACCGCGGCCGCCGACCACCAGGTGCCCGATCTCGGCCGCAACTCCTTCGACCCCGACGACTACAGCGCCGGCTTCGCCGTCTGGGACGGCACGTCGTTCGCCGCGCCGCTCGCCGCCGCCGAGATCGGCAAGGCCCTGCTGGCGCACGCCGGGGACCTGGCCACCGTCGACCGCGAGACGGTCGTCAAGCGGGCCTGGTCCGCGCTGGGCTCGCTGTGA
- a CDS encoding RNA polymerase sigma factor produces MNVAKTDHSRVAALFDAAREGDRAALDELVSLLTPLLWQVARDQGLDADQAGDVVQTTWLRLLGSFAEIRSPVALTGWLITVTKREAWRTGEKRQVERPLPELPERLTEAAPAPEEGVLREDQRVRLWRAVDNLPERCRSLLRIVAFVHRPDYAEVGARLGMPRGSIGPTRGRCLARLREQLLANGEGDWL; encoded by the coding sequence GTGAACGTGGCCAAGACCGACCACAGCCGCGTGGCGGCGCTGTTCGACGCCGCGCGGGAGGGTGACCGCGCGGCGCTGGACGAACTGGTTTCCCTGCTCACGCCCCTGCTCTGGCAGGTGGCGCGCGATCAGGGCCTGGACGCCGACCAGGCGGGTGACGTCGTGCAGACGACGTGGCTACGCCTGCTCGGCTCCTTCGCGGAGATCCGCTCGCCGGTCGCGCTGACCGGCTGGCTGATCACCGTGACCAAGCGGGAGGCCTGGCGGACTGGGGAAAAACGCCAGGTCGAACGGCCGCTGCCGGAGCTCCCGGAGCGGCTGACCGAAGCGGCACCGGCACCCGAGGAGGGGGTGCTGCGCGAAGACCAGCGCGTGCGGCTTTGGCGCGCGGTCGACAACCTGCCCGAACGCTGCCGCAGCCTGCTGCGGATCGTGGCGTTCGTGCACCGGCCGGACTACGCCGAAGTGGGCGCCCGGCTGGGAATGCCGAGGGGGAGTATCGGCCCGACCAGGGGACGCTGCCTCGCGCGCCTGCGCGAGCAGCTACTCGCCAACGGCGAAGGAGATTGGCTGTGA